The Terriglobales bacterium genomic sequence GGGCGGTTGCGGTAGCGCCATAACTTCACGCGGAAGGCAAAGTCCTCGGCGCTGAGCGAGAAAACGTTAGTTTCGACCAAGCGAAACGGGTTCCGCCGCCAGAACTCGATCTTCAGGTCTTTCTCGGGATCGGGGCACGAGACCAGGTCTACGTCGGTCAGGTTGCCCCAAACGTCCCCTGCGGGAAAACTGCGATACTGTTGTAAGAAGTTCACGTCGCCGCCGGGATCGGTGACTTGGAGGCCGAGGGTCACCTGGCCGCGCAGCCGGGGACAATTCGGCGGTGCTTGGGCGAGCAAAGCAGGAGGAAGGACAGAAGCGACCCAAACAACTGCGAGAGTAATCACGCCGCATAATTTCATTGGCCACCTCATGGCTGCGATCACTGGGCTTTATCGCCGCAACCATTCGTCTTGCTGCGTTCCGTGTTGCGCGCCATGGCAATCCGTGCACCGGGAATAGAAAGCCCGTGTGTAATTCGTCCCCGGAATGCCGGTGGAGGCTTGGTTGACGTGGCGGTTGATGGTGGTGGAATGGCAACTTAGACAGACATAGGGCTCGTTCCGTCGCAGTAATCGGCGGGAGACGCTGCCGTGGGGGTTGTGGCAGATCAGGCAATCTTCCGCAACCGGCTCATGTTCGTAAACCCAGGGGCCGCGCTTTTCCTGATGGCAGCGATAGCATAGCTCGTTGCGGCCGGTCGTGGCCTCGAGCTTCCGGTCTTCATGGGGATTGTGGCAAGCGACGCAGTCCAGCGCTCCTTCCAGCACGGGGTGGTGCGAGGTCATACGGAATTGCCCCACCTTGTTGGTGTGGCACTTCAGGCACAGGGCCGATTTCGGAGCGAGGTAACGGAAGCGGACATCCGACTTGCGGAACGGCTCCTCGTGGAGCGAGTGACAGTCAATGCAAACCAGGTTTCCCTGACGGTGTTCACTCGATTTCCAGGTGAGCCGCGCTGTGTCACGGTACTGATGGCAGGCCAGGCAGGCTTCTTCGCTGGGATAGGCGATCTTCTCGGGGCTCGGTTCTTCGGCGTGAAGACTTCCGGCCCCATGACAGGATTCACACTCCGCGTGGACCTTCTGTACTTGTTCCGACTTTTCCTGGTGGCAGGTCAAGCATGTTTCCCTGCCGACGGTTTGGGCGCCGGGAGGAACCGCATAGTTTCTTTGAGGCTGGGGACGGTCAGGCGAACGAGCCTCTCCC encodes the following:
- a CDS encoding cytochrome c3 family protein, with translation MTCHQEKSEQVQKVHAECESCHGAGSLHAEEPSPEKIAYPSEEACLACHQYRDTARLTWKSSEHRQGNLVCIDCHSLHEEPFRKSDVRFRYLAPKSALCLKCHTNKVGQFRMTSHHPVLEGALDCVACHNPHEDRKLEATTGRNELCYRCHQEKRGPWVYEHEPVAEDCLICHNPHGSVSRRLLRRNEPYVCLSCHSTTINRHVNQASTGIPGTNYTRAFYSRCTDCHGAQHGTQQDEWLRR